One genomic region from Verrucomicrobiia bacterium encodes:
- the yacG gene encoding DNA gyrase inhibitor YacG has product MSDDSALRIRCPQCRRQGTWFAGRWGPFCSERCRLLDLGRWFDEEQRISRELRPGDFEGFDELPPGPDLDRREE; this is encoded by the coding sequence ATGAGCGACGATTCCGCACTTCGGATTCGGTGCCCCCAATGCCGCCGGCAGGGGACCTGGTTTGCGGGACGCTGGGGCCCGTTTTGCAGTGAACGGTGCCGGTTGCTGGATTTGGGCCGCTGGTTCGACGAGGAGCAACGGATCTCGCGTGAATTGAGGCCCGGAGATTTTGAGGGATTCGACGAACTGCCCCCCGGACCGGATCTGGACCGCAGGGAAGAGTAG
- a CDS encoding PhzF family phenazine biosynthesis protein: MTIPYFHVDAFARRAFSGNAAGVCWLAEWLPDALMQSIAAENSLSETAFMVPRGPVFDLRWFTPAVEVDLCGHATLAAAHVLFEHLGWRDPWVRFQTRSGVLGVSRENDRLTLDFPARPATPCEAPEMLVAGLGVRPMVTARARDYLAVLTSEQAVRALRPDLAKLGHLDCLGIIATAPGEDCDFVSRFFAPGAGISEDPVTGSAHCTLIPYWSRQLGRPKLRALQVSSRGGELFCEDRGERVGIGGHAVTYAHGLIQVPDPGRSAA, from the coding sequence ATGACGATTCCGTATTTTCATGTGGATGCGTTTGCTCGTCGGGCCTTCTCCGGTAACGCGGCGGGAGTGTGCTGGCTTGCGGAATGGCTTCCGGACGCATTGATGCAGTCCATCGCCGCCGAGAATTCACTTTCGGAGACCGCCTTCATGGTGCCCCGCGGTCCGGTGTTTGACCTGCGCTGGTTCACGCCGGCGGTCGAGGTGGATCTTTGCGGACACGCAACCCTTGCGGCGGCGCATGTGCTGTTCGAGCACCTCGGCTGGCGCGATCCGTGGGTCCGGTTTCAGACCCGGTCGGGGGTGCTGGGCGTTTCGCGGGAGAACGACCGGCTCACACTCGATTTTCCCGCGCGGCCTGCGACGCCCTGCGAGGCGCCGGAAATGCTGGTCGCAGGACTGGGAGTGCGCCCAATGGTCACCGCCAGGGCGCGCGACTATCTGGCCGTGCTCACGTCGGAGCAGGCCGTGCGCGCGCTCCGGCCGGACCTGGCGAAACTGGGGCATCTGGACTGCCTGGGGATTATCGCGACCGCACCGGGGGAGGATTGCGACTTCGTCTCAAGATTCTTCGCCCCGGGCGCCGGGATTTCCGAGGATCCCGTCACCGGCTCGGCCCACTGCACGCTGATCCCGTATTGGTCCCGGCAGTTGGGACGTCCCAAGCTCCGGGCGCTTCAGGTCTCTTCCCGGGGCGGGGAACTGTTCTGCGAGGATCGTGGAGAACGGGTCGGCATCGGCGGCCACGCGGTCACCTACGCCCACGGTCTGATTCAAGTGCCGGACCCCGGTCGCTCGGCTGCCTGA
- a CDS encoding GNAT family N-acetyltransferase, which translates to MAESAEDIRAAQTLRFIVFNLELNEGLEHSYTTLRDEDPFDAVCDHLLVENKATGEVVGTYRLQSGASAARNLGFYSEQEFDFTPFLPHRDRIVELGRACVHSEHRNLPVLGLLWQGIARYGRRHGTRYFVGCSSLTSLDPAVGAAAYENLRQEHLVEPGFRTLPTERFRCPLDVVAPSPPKIPKLLRAYLSFGSKICGPPAIDREFGTIDFLTLVDMDRFPPAARRLLAE; encoded by the coding sequence ATGGCCGAGTCCGCCGAAGACATTCGCGCGGCCCAGACGCTCCGCTTCATCGTTTTCAACCTCGAGCTGAACGAAGGGCTCGAACACTCCTACACCACCCTCCGGGACGAGGATCCCTTCGACGCCGTCTGCGACCACCTGCTGGTGGAGAACAAGGCCACCGGCGAAGTCGTCGGCACCTACCGGCTCCAGAGCGGGGCGAGCGCGGCGCGCAACCTGGGATTCTACTCGGAGCAGGAATTTGATTTCACGCCGTTCCTGCCTCATCGGGACCGGATCGTCGAACTGGGGCGCGCCTGCGTGCACAGCGAGCATCGAAACCTGCCGGTCCTCGGACTGCTGTGGCAGGGGATTGCGCGGTACGGACGCCGGCACGGGACGCGCTACTTCGTGGGTTGCAGTTCGCTGACGTCTCTTGACCCGGCCGTCGGCGCGGCGGCCTACGAAAATCTGCGGCAAGAGCATCTGGTGGAACCCGGGTTCCGAACCCTCCCCACGGAGCGTTTCCGCTGCCCCCTCGACGTGGTCGCGCCCAGTCCGCCCAAGATTCCGAAGCTGCTCCGCGCCTATCTTTCCTTCGGATCCAAGATCTGCGGCCCACCCGCAATTGACCGGGAATTCGGAACGATTGACTTCCTGACCCTTGTGGACATGGACCGGTTCCCCCCGGCAGCCCGGCGCCTGCTTGCGGAATGA
- a CDS encoding ATP-dependent Clp protease ATP-binding subunit: MSDENLNNFTPRAQQVLALARKEADRFSHNFVGTEHLLLGLIKLGQGVAVNVLQRMGLDLENVRQEVEKEVRTSGEQTKSSGNIPYTPRVKKVLALAAKEAKALNHTYVGTEHILLGLLREGDGVAARVLKNLDVDIEACRQEILKELDPGFQPGEGDEGGEAPSEPVKAGKSEEGRKAVKTPALKAFGRDLTELARKGEMDPVIGRQPEIERVIQILCRRTKNNPVLLGEAGVGKTAIVEGLAQEIARGNVPELLADRRVITLDLALMVAGTKYRGQFEERIKAVMDEIRKARNIILFIDELHTIVGAGSAEGTMDASNIFKPALSRGELQIVGATTLNEYRKYIEKDSALERRFQTVKVEPPSVDDAITILNGLKTKYEDHHKAEFSVDAITACVRLSDRYITARYLPDKAIDVMDEAGARARIGAMQRPPNVKDIEAEIEALKQQKEQAIKDQDFEGAAQLRDREKATKEQLDRILGDWKTQKEERRVKVSEDDILQVVAKWTGIPLQRMGQSETQKLLTVELELEKAVIGQKDAVNALARSLRRARADLKDPKRPIGCFALLGPTGVGKTLLARTLAEQMFGSAQSFIQLDMSEYMEKYSVSRLIGSPPGYVGYEEGGQLTEKVRRQPYSVVLFDEIEKAHPDVMNMLLQILEEGKLTDSLGRQVDFRNTIILLTSNVGSDVLRKTATMGFVKQSEGHDYDVMRGRILDEAKKFFRPEFLNRLDDIIVFRTLGKPELIQILELEVKKILERIARRNVPVRLDDKAREFLIEKGFDPQYGARPMRRAVEKYLEDPLAEEILRGTLTEGEPVYVSADKEKLLFTQEKPTTEGAAEGALAS; the protein is encoded by the coding sequence ATGAGTGATGAGAACTTGAATAATTTCACGCCCCGCGCCCAGCAGGTGCTCGCACTGGCCCGCAAGGAGGCCGACAGGTTCAGCCACAATTTCGTGGGCACGGAACACCTGCTGCTCGGGCTGATCAAGCTGGGCCAGGGTGTGGCGGTCAACGTGCTGCAGCGCATGGGGCTCGACCTCGAAAACGTGCGCCAGGAGGTGGAGAAGGAGGTCCGCACCAGCGGCGAACAGACGAAGTCCTCGGGCAACATCCCCTACACGCCCCGGGTCAAAAAGGTGCTCGCCCTCGCCGCCAAGGAAGCCAAGGCGCTCAACCACACGTACGTCGGCACCGAACACATTTTGCTGGGCCTCCTGAGGGAAGGGGATGGCGTCGCCGCGCGCGTGCTGAAGAACCTCGACGTGGACATCGAGGCATGCCGGCAGGAAATCCTGAAGGAGCTCGACCCCGGCTTCCAGCCCGGCGAGGGCGACGAGGGCGGCGAGGCGCCGTCGGAACCGGTCAAGGCGGGGAAGTCGGAGGAGGGCCGCAAGGCGGTGAAAACGCCGGCCTTGAAGGCTTTTGGACGCGACCTCACCGAACTGGCGCGCAAAGGTGAGATGGATCCGGTGATCGGTCGGCAGCCCGAGATCGAGCGGGTGATCCAGATCCTTTGCCGCCGGACCAAGAATAATCCGGTCCTCCTTGGCGAGGCCGGGGTGGGCAAGACGGCGATCGTCGAAGGGCTCGCCCAGGAGATCGCCCGCGGCAACGTGCCGGAGTTGCTGGCCGACCGCCGGGTCATCACGCTGGACCTCGCCCTCATGGTCGCCGGCACCAAATACCGGGGCCAGTTCGAGGAACGCATCAAGGCGGTCATGGACGAGATCCGCAAGGCCCGGAACATCATCCTCTTCATTGACGAGCTCCACACCATCGTCGGCGCCGGTTCGGCGGAGGGCACGATGGATGCCTCCAACATCTTCAAGCCCGCGCTGAGCCGCGGTGAGCTCCAGATCGTCGGGGCCACGACGCTCAACGAGTACCGCAAGTACATTGAAAAGGACTCCGCCCTTGAGCGGCGCTTCCAGACCGTGAAGGTCGAGCCGCCCAGCGTGGACGACGCCATCACGATCCTCAACGGCCTCAAGACGAAGTATGAGGACCATCACAAGGCGGAGTTCTCTGTGGACGCCATCACCGCCTGCGTGCGGTTGTCCGACCGCTACATCACCGCGCGCTACCTGCCGGACAAGGCGATTGACGTGATGGATGAGGCCGGGGCTCGGGCCCGCATCGGCGCAATGCAACGGCCGCCCAACGTCAAGGACATCGAGGCGGAAATCGAGGCCCTGAAGCAGCAGAAGGAACAGGCCATCAAGGACCAGGATTTCGAGGGCGCCGCCCAGCTCCGCGACCGCGAAAAGGCCACCAAGGAACAGCTCGACCGGATCCTCGGCGACTGGAAGACCCAGAAGGAGGAGCGGCGGGTCAAGGTCAGCGAGGACGACATCCTCCAGGTCGTCGCCAAGTGGACGGGCATCCCGCTCCAGCGCATGGGCCAGTCGGAGACCCAGAAGCTGCTCACCGTGGAACTGGAGCTGGAAAAGGCGGTCATCGGCCAGAAGGACGCGGTCAACGCGCTGGCACGATCCCTCCGGCGCGCCCGGGCCGACCTCAAGGATCCCAAGCGCCCGATTGGCTGCTTCGCCCTGCTGGGGCCGACCGGTGTGGGCAAGACCCTGCTGGCCCGGACGCTGGCTGAACAGATGTTCGGATCGGCCCAGAGCTTCATCCAGCTCGACATGAGCGAGTACATGGAGAAGTACAGCGTCAGCCGCCTCATCGGCTCGCCGCCCGGATATGTCGGCTACGAGGAGGGCGGCCAGCTGACCGAGAAGGTGCGGCGGCAGCCGTACTCCGTGGTGCTCTTCGACGAAATTGAAAAGGCCCACCCCGACGTGATGAACATGCTCCTCCAGATCCTCGAGGAGGGCAAACTCACCGACTCCCTGGGCCGTCAGGTGGATTTCCGGAACACGATCATTCTGCTCACCTCGAACGTGGGATCCGACGTGCTCCGCAAAACGGCGACGATGGGCTTCGTGAAGCAAAGCGAGGGCCACGATTACGACGTCATGCGGGGACGGATCCTCGATGAGGCCAAGAAGTTCTTCCGTCCGGAGTTCCTCAACCGCCTCGACGACATCATCGTGTTCCGGACCCTCGGCAAGCCGGAACTGATCCAAATCCTCGAGCTCGAGGTGAAGAAGATCCTCGAGCGCATCGCCCGCCGGAACGTGCCGGTGCGACTCGACGACAAGGCCCGCGAATTCCTGATCGAGAAGGGCTTCGACCCGCAGTATGGCGCCCGGCCGATGCGACGCGCGGTGGAGAAGTATCTCGAGGACCCGCTCGCCGAGGAGATCCTCCGGGGCACCCTGACCGAGGGGGAGCCGGTGTATGTGTCGGCCGACAAGGAAAAGCTCCTGTTCACCCAGGAGAAACCGACCACCGAGGGGGCGGCGGAAGGCGCCCTGGCATCCTGA
- a CDS encoding protein arginine kinase, with product MKIQDFLTPAADACRRRGPHDKIVLSSRVRLARNLTQVPFPGHARKAERMKALELLMPVVAALPQMDPAPFAEGMDKLTASDKQLLVERHIISREHALKSGGSGLVLNREESLSVMVNEEDHMRMQALRPGLQLRQAWVALDAVDDALQEQLEFAFSPTYGYLTACPTNLGTGIRVSAMLHLPGLVLAEQINQIIQAVNKLGLAVRGLYGEGTEALGNIFQVSNQQTLGESEAEIVERLNKVVLQIIEHEGNARLAQLEKKPTVLLNHIGRAYGNLRHAHSISSKETMNLLSLLRLGADLGMFGAVERAFVDELFLMSQPAHLQTAHPSKLDAEQRDTVRATMLRERMESVPLPGPPVIGAKPE from the coding sequence ATGAAAATTCAGGACTTCCTCACCCCCGCAGCCGACGCCTGCCGGCGTAGGGGTCCGCACGACAAAATCGTGCTGTCGTCCCGGGTCCGGCTCGCCCGCAATCTCACCCAGGTCCCATTCCCGGGCCACGCCCGGAAGGCCGAGCGGATGAAGGCCCTCGAACTGCTGATGCCCGTGGTGGCCGCGCTTCCCCAGATGGACCCGGCGCCCTTTGCCGAGGGCATGGACAAGCTGACCGCTTCTGACAAGCAACTCCTGGTGGAACGACACATCATCAGCCGCGAACACGCGCTCAAGAGCGGGGGCAGCGGCCTGGTGCTCAACCGCGAGGAGAGCCTCTCGGTGATGGTCAATGAAGAGGATCACATGCGCATGCAGGCGCTGCGTCCCGGGTTGCAGCTTCGGCAGGCCTGGGTGGCGCTCGACGCCGTGGATGACGCCCTTCAGGAACAGCTCGAATTCGCGTTCTCACCCACCTACGGCTACCTGACCGCCTGCCCCACCAACCTCGGCACAGGCATCCGGGTGAGCGCGATGCTCCATCTGCCCGGCCTGGTGCTTGCGGAGCAGATCAATCAGATCATCCAGGCGGTCAACAAGCTGGGCCTTGCGGTCCGCGGGCTCTACGGCGAGGGCACCGAAGCCCTGGGCAACATCTTCCAGGTCTCCAACCAGCAGACGCTGGGTGAATCGGAGGCCGAAATCGTCGAACGCCTCAACAAGGTGGTGCTCCAGATCATCGAACACGAGGGCAATGCGCGCCTGGCGCAGCTCGAGAAGAAGCCCACCGTGCTGTTGAACCACATCGGCCGCGCGTACGGCAATCTGCGGCATGCCCACAGCATTTCCTCCAAGGAGACCATGAATCTGCTCAGCCTGCTCCGCCTGGGCGCCGACCTCGGCATGTTCGGCGCGGTCGAGCGGGCGTTTGTGGACGAGCTCTTCCTGATGAGCCAGCCGGCCCATCTCCAGACCGCTCATCCGTCCAAGCTCGACGCCGAACAGCGCGACACCGTCCGCGCCACGATGCTCCGGGAGCGGATGGAGTCCGTGCCGCTCCCCGGGCCGCCCGTGATCGGGGCCAAACCCGAGTGA
- a CDS encoding UvrB/UvrC motif-containing protein, producing the protein MQCQFCKKNPASVHLTQIVENEVKKVDLCEPCAKERGVNDPTTFSIADLLLGLGATQKMEEASAAAGAEVVCSACGFAQADFKKTGRLGCAHCYEVFAEGLGALLKGMHKGTEHRGKVPPSLKRAAVRQAELTHLETNLQAAIRREDFESAATLRDQIKQYREAQEARSSESAGQP; encoded by the coding sequence ATGCAATGCCAGTTCTGCAAGAAAAATCCGGCCTCCGTCCATCTCACCCAGATCGTCGAGAACGAGGTGAAGAAGGTGGATCTCTGTGAGCCGTGCGCAAAGGAGCGGGGGGTCAACGACCCCACGACGTTTTCGATTGCCGACCTTTTGCTGGGCTTGGGAGCCACCCAAAAGATGGAGGAAGCCTCTGCCGCGGCCGGCGCGGAGGTGGTCTGCAGCGCCTGCGGGTTCGCACAAGCTGATTTCAAAAAGACCGGGCGGCTGGGTTGTGCGCACTGTTATGAGGTGTTCGCCGAGGGGCTTGGGGCGCTGCTCAAGGGCATGCACAAGGGCACCGAACACCGGGGCAAGGTGCCTCCCTCGCTGAAGCGCGCGGCGGTCCGACAGGCCGAACTCACCCACCTCGAAACCAACCTCCAGGCGGCGATCCGCCGCGAGGACTTCGAGTCGGCGGCGACGCTTCGCGACCAGATCAAGCAGTACCGGGAGGCGCAGGAGGCGCGCTCCAGCGAATCCGCCGGCCAGCCATGA
- a CDS encoding SDR family oxidoreductase, whose protein sequence is MPRGLNRGRRLREAVPVDGRLEGRVVVVVGGTGGLGRSAVLACLREGARVLAVGRNPDRSASLAASGPAVRILVGDATDPSVATEAVRLARESWGRLDALYHVAGGSGRRYGDGPLHEISDGGWDDTLRLNLTSVFYSNRAAVLAFREQGSGGSVVNCSSVLGFSPSPRFFATHAYAAAKAAIIGLTRAAAAQYAAEDIRFNVVAPALVATLMSQRAQADEGILRFIRHKQPLDGGRIGEASDLDGAVIWLLSDESRFVTGQVLAVDGGWGVSDGSGMDAAAPNPSLVGPD, encoded by the coding sequence ATGCCGCGCGGCTTGAATCGGGGGCGGCGTCTGCGGGAGGCTGTGCCCGTGGACGGACGTCTGGAGGGCAGGGTCGTGGTGGTGGTGGGCGGCACCGGCGGCCTGGGCCGCTCCGCGGTCCTCGCCTGCCTTCGCGAGGGCGCCAGGGTTCTGGCCGTCGGACGCAACCCCGACCGAAGTGCGTCGCTGGCTGCATCGGGTCCGGCGGTGCGGATCCTGGTCGGTGACGCCACGGATCCCTCGGTCGCGACGGAGGCCGTGAGGCTTGCCCGGGAGTCCTGGGGCCGGCTGGATGCGCTGTACCACGTGGCCGGAGGCAGCGGGCGCCGCTACGGGGACGGCCCGCTGCATGAGATCAGCGATGGTGGCTGGGACGACACCCTGCGCCTCAACCTGACCTCGGTGTTCTACTCCAACCGGGCCGCAGTGCTGGCCTTTCGTGAGCAGGGCTCCGGAGGCAGTGTGGTCAACTGCAGTTCCGTGCTGGGATTCTCCCCGTCGCCCCGCTTCTTCGCGACCCACGCCTACGCCGCAGCCAAGGCCGCCATCATCGGGTTGACCCGTGCGGCGGCGGCACAGTATGCGGCGGAGGACATTCGCTTCAATGTGGTCGCACCCGCCCTGGTCGCGACCTTGATGTCGCAACGCGCCCAGGCCGACGAAGGCATCCTGCGCTTCATCCGTCACAAGCAACCCCTCGACGGCGGTCGCATCGGAGAGGCATCCGACCTGGACGGCGCGGTGATCTGGCTGCTTTCGGATGAGAGCCGGTTTGTCACCGGACAGGTCCTTGCGGTGGATGGCGGCTGGGGTGTTTCCGACGGCAGCGGCATGGATGCTGCCGCGCCAAATCCTTCGTTGGTAGGACCGGATTAA
- a CDS encoding ROK family protein, protein MTPAYLLGLDLGGTSVKAVAVTPAGQTLDQWQETFDLASPMAFATAVRTAQARATGTLGSAAAVGVSAPGIAATNRRCIAVMPGRFDGLEGLVWGEYLGRSDAVPVVNDAQAALLGEVWCGAARGARDVVLITLGTGVGGAALVDGRILRGHSGKAGHLGHMSLDPDGSPDICGTPGSLEDAIGNHNIAKRSGGRFGTTHELVRAVQAGDPLAIEVWDRSVRALAAAVVSIGNVLDPEVVLIGGGVARSRHHLMEPLAAWLREWEWRPGGRGMRLAVATLGEWAGAYGAAWAAGPGSERA, encoded by the coding sequence ATGACTCCCGCGTACCTCCTCGGGCTCGATCTGGGTGGCACCAGTGTGAAGGCCGTCGCGGTGACCCCGGCCGGGCAGACGCTGGATCAGTGGCAGGAGACCTTCGATCTGGCGTCGCCGATGGCCTTCGCGACCGCCGTTCGCACGGCACAAGCGCGCGCGACGGGCACGCTGGGATCTGCTGCAGCGGTCGGGGTGTCCGCCCCCGGGATTGCCGCCACGAACCGCCGGTGCATCGCGGTGATGCCCGGGCGTTTTGATGGCTTGGAAGGGTTGGTGTGGGGGGAGTATCTTGGGCGGTCTGACGCGGTTCCCGTGGTGAACGATGCCCAGGCTGCCCTGCTGGGCGAGGTCTGGTGCGGCGCGGCGCGCGGTGCCCGCGATGTCGTGCTGATCACCCTGGGGACCGGAGTGGGCGGCGCGGCTTTGGTGGACGGACGGATCCTGAGGGGCCATTCCGGCAAGGCGGGACACCTCGGGCACATGTCGCTTGACCCCGACGGCTCGCCCGATATCTGCGGCACCCCGGGCAGTCTCGAAGACGCCATCGGCAACCACAATATCGCGAAGCGTTCCGGCGGCCGCTTTGGAACCACGCATGAACTCGTGCGGGCGGTTCAGGCCGGGGATCCGCTTGCCATTGAGGTCTGGGACCGATCCGTCCGGGCTCTGGCGGCTGCGGTGGTGTCCATCGGCAATGTGCTGGATCCCGAGGTGGTCCTCATCGGAGGCGGCGTGGCGCGCAGCCGGCATCACCTCATGGAACCGCTGGCAGCATGGCTTCGGGAGTGGGAGTGGCGTCCGGGGGGACGCGGGATGCGCCTGGCGGTGGCCACTCTGGGCGAGTGGGCGGGCGCTTATGGGGCCGCCTGGGCGGCGGGCCCGGGTTCCGAGCGTGCCTGA
- a CDS encoding Gfo/Idh/MocA family oxidoreductase → MRTSSRRQFLQQAAAGSGFALLGGCASDSRAARRRVSPNEKLNVGVIGVAGRGGENLAGVSGQNIVALADVSEASLAAAGAKFPQARRHADWRRLLEQADVDAVVVSTPDHTHAVIAMATLDSGRPLYLEKPVTHTISELRTLAAKVRRTGLVTQTGNQIHSSGNYRRVVELIRSGAIGPVHEVHHWAGTVWETKPWPPPEPVPAGLDYDLWVGPVTWVPYSPEWVPFNWRRWWHWGGGTLTDFCCHHMDLSVWALDLGLPLVVEASGPPPDAHCAPPMLRVRYEFAARGKQPPVVMHWYSGAARPQVPGTPDLTAWGGGTLFVGRDGMLLADYGRRILLPEDRFKDFPAPPQTIPDSIGHHEEWIEACKGVGTTGSPLTYGALLTEIGSLGNVAFRTGRRIQWDAASMRARGVPAAEQYIYHHYRSGWSL, encoded by the coding sequence GTGCGCACCTCCTCCCGCCGTCAGTTCCTCCAGCAGGCCGCCGCAGGATCCGGTTTCGCGTTGCTCGGAGGCTGTGCATCCGATTCCCGCGCCGCGCGCCGCCGGGTTTCGCCGAACGAGAAGCTGAATGTGGGCGTCATTGGAGTGGCGGGCCGGGGTGGTGAGAACCTGGCGGGCGTGTCGGGCCAGAACATTGTCGCCCTCGCGGACGTGAGCGAAGCCAGCCTCGCCGCGGCAGGCGCCAAGTTTCCGCAGGCCCGGAGACATGCCGATTGGCGCCGCCTGCTGGAGCAGGCCGATGTGGACGCCGTGGTCGTGAGCACGCCGGACCACACGCACGCGGTGATCGCAATGGCCACACTCGACAGCGGGCGTCCGCTCTACCTCGAGAAGCCGGTGACCCACACCATTTCGGAGCTCCGGACGCTGGCGGCCAAAGTTCGGCGGACGGGTCTCGTCACCCAGACGGGCAACCAGATCCACTCGAGCGGGAACTATCGGCGCGTCGTCGAACTGATCCGGTCCGGCGCCATTGGCCCGGTGCATGAAGTGCATCACTGGGCCGGTACCGTTTGGGAGACCAAGCCCTGGCCTCCCCCGGAACCGGTGCCGGCCGGGCTGGACTACGACCTCTGGGTCGGACCGGTCACCTGGGTGCCGTACAGCCCGGAATGGGTCCCCTTCAACTGGCGCCGCTGGTGGCACTGGGGGGGTGGCACGCTGACCGACTTTTGCTGCCATCACATGGATTTGAGCGTTTGGGCGCTCGACCTCGGGCTGCCGCTGGTGGTTGAGGCGTCGGGGCCGCCTCCGGATGCGCACTGCGCGCCACCGATGCTCCGGGTGCGCTACGAGTTTGCCGCACGCGGCAAGCAACCGCCCGTTGTGATGCATTGGTACAGCGGCGCGGCCCGACCGCAGGTCCCGGGCACGCCCGACCTGACCGCGTGGGGCGGCGGGACGCTCTTCGTGGGACGCGACGGCATGCTCCTCGCGGATTACGGGCGGCGGATCCTGCTGCCGGAGGACCGCTTCAAGGACTTTCCAGCACCGCCGCAAACCATTCCCGATTCCATCGGCCACCACGAAGAGTGGATCGAGGCCTGCAAGGGGGTGGGGACCACCGGTTCTCCGCTGACGTACGGGGCGCTCCTGACGGAAATTGGATCCCTTGGCAATGTCGCGTTCCGCACCGGACGCCGCATCCAGTGGGATGCCGCCAGCATGCGAGCCCGGGGCGTGCCCGCCGCTGAACAGTACATCTACCATCATTATCGGTCAGGCTGGTCGCTTTGA
- a CDS encoding proline racemase family protein, with product MPAPFCRCVEVVDSHTCGEPTRVILTGGPDLGGGTLEARREVFRTRHDQFRNAVIGEPRGSDVLVGALLVPPSDASCIAGVVFFNNVGVLGMCGHGLIGLVATLRHLGRLPPGLHRFETAVGTVTATGHDDGSVSISSVPSQRKARAVAVSVPGIGTVTGDVAWGGNWFFLVHEPVEPLERGNVAALTDRARRIRHAVNAEGFPEVDHVELFGAPRTPGGCSRNFVLCPGGAYDRSPCGTGTSAKMACLAAEGRLAEGDVWVQEGILGTTFTGRFEWLDRGAGLIRPTLTGSAHVTAEATLLLHESDPFCWGIP from the coding sequence ATGCCTGCGCCCTTCTGCCGTTGCGTTGAGGTCGTGGACTCGCACACCTGCGGGGAACCCACCCGGGTGATCCTTACCGGGGGGCCCGACCTGGGGGGAGGCACCCTGGAGGCCCGGCGGGAGGTGTTTCGCACCCGCCATGACCAGTTCCGAAATGCGGTGATCGGGGAGCCGCGGGGTTCGGACGTCCTGGTTGGCGCCCTGTTGGTGCCACCGTCAGACGCGTCCTGCATCGCGGGGGTCGTGTTCTTCAACAATGTCGGTGTGCTTGGAATGTGCGGCCACGGTTTGATCGGGCTGGTCGCCACGCTCCGGCACCTCGGCCGGCTGCCCCCGGGACTTCATCGCTTCGAGACCGCCGTCGGGACGGTCACGGCCACCGGACACGACGACGGCTCCGTATCCATCAGCAGTGTTCCCTCGCAGCGCAAGGCCCGCGCTGTCGCCGTGAGCGTGCCGGGCATCGGGACCGTGACCGGTGACGTGGCCTGGGGCGGCAACTGGTTCTTCCTGGTCCACGAACCGGTGGAACCCCTCGAGCGGGGCAACGTCGCGGCGCTCACCGATCGCGCCCGGCGCATCCGGCACGCCGTGAATGCGGAAGGGTTTCCCGAGGTGGACCATGTTGAGCTGTTCGGCGCCCCGCGGACCCCCGGGGGGTGCTCCAGGAATTTTGTGTTGTGTCCGGGCGGCGCCTACGACCGATCACCATGCGGCACCGGCACCAGCGCCAAGATGGCCTGTCTGGCGGCGGAGGGCCGGCTTGCCGAGGGCGATGTGTGGGTCCAGGAGGGGATCCTGGGCACCACGTTCACTGGACGCTTCGAATGGCTTGACCGCGGGGCGGGCCTCATCCGGCCCACGCTCACCGGCAGCGCACACGTCACCGCCGAAGCCACCCTCCTGCTCCACGAGTCCGATCCCTTTTGCTGGGGCATTCCCTGA